A region from the Peromyscus maniculatus bairdii isolate BWxNUB_F1_BW_parent chromosome 5, HU_Pman_BW_mat_3.1, whole genome shotgun sequence genome encodes:
- the Bean1 gene encoding protein BEAN1 isoform X2 produces the protein MSFKRPCPSRYNRTSYFYPTTFSESSEHSHLLVSPVLVASAVIGVVITLSCITIIVGSIRRDRQARIQRHHHRHRRHHHHHRQHRRRHREYEQGQASDGHMHSHSSHRMPYACSPAEDWPPPLDISSDGDVDVTVLRELYPDSPPGYEECVGPGATQLYVPTDAPPPYSLTDSCPVLNGALNSGSGQGHSQHQQEQRTQGQSGLHAVSMDTLPPYEAVCGAGSPSDLLPLPGPEPQPPNSQGSPTPTQAPTASPERIV, from the exons CACGGTACAACCGCACCAGCTACTTCTACCCCACCACATTCTCCGAGAGCTCTGAGCACAGCCACCTGCTGGTGTCTCCGGTGCTGGTGGCAAGTGCTGTCATAGGTGTGGTCATCACCCTCTCCTGCATCACCATCATTGTGGGAAGCATCAGAAGGGACAGACAAGCCCGTATCCAGCGACACCACCatcgccaccgccgccaccatcaccatcaccgcCAGCACCGGCGCCGACACCGAGAATACGAGCAGGGCCAAG CATCTGACGGACATATGCACAGCCACTCCAGTCACAGGATGCCCTACGCCTGTAGCCCTGCTGAGGACTGGCCCCCGCCCTTGGACATCAGCTCTGATGGGGATGTGGATGTCACAGTGCTCAGGGAGCTGTACCCAGATTCTCCACCAGG CTATGAGGAGTGTGTGGGACCAGGGGCCACTCAGCTGTACGTCCCCACGGATGCACCACCACCCTACTCGCTGACTGACTCCTGCCCCGTGCTGAATGGTGCCCTCAACTCAGGCAGCGGCCAAggccacagccaacatcaacagGAACAGAGGACCCAGGGCCAGAGTGGCCTCCACGCTGTCTCCATGGACACGCTGCCACCTTATGAAGCTGTGTGTGGAGCAGGCTCCCCATCTGACCTGCTGCCCCTGCCAGGACCAGAACCACAGCCACCTAACTCCCAGGGCTCACCTACCCCAACCCAGGCTCCGACTGCCAGCCCTGAGAGGATTGTGTGA
- the Bean1 gene encoding protein BEAN1 isoform X1, which translates to MSFKRPCPLARYNRTSYFYPTTFSESSEHSHLLVSPVLVASAVIGVVITLSCITIIVGSIRRDRQARIQRHHHRHRRHHHHHRQHRRRHREYEQGQASDGHMHSHSSHRMPYACSPAEDWPPPLDISSDGDVDVTVLRELYPDSPPGYEECVGPGATQLYVPTDAPPPYSLTDSCPVLNGALNSGSGQGHSQHQQEQRTQGQSGLHAVSMDTLPPYEAVCGAGSPSDLLPLPGPEPQPPNSQGSPTPTQAPTASPERIV; encoded by the exons TAGCACGGTACAACCGCACCAGCTACTTCTACCCCACCACATTCTCCGAGAGCTCTGAGCACAGCCACCTGCTGGTGTCTCCGGTGCTGGTGGCAAGTGCTGTCATAGGTGTGGTCATCACCCTCTCCTGCATCACCATCATTGTGGGAAGCATCAGAAGGGACAGACAAGCCCGTATCCAGCGACACCACCatcgccaccgccgccaccatcaccatcaccgcCAGCACCGGCGCCGACACCGAGAATACGAGCAGGGCCAAG CATCTGACGGACATATGCACAGCCACTCCAGTCACAGGATGCCCTACGCCTGTAGCCCTGCTGAGGACTGGCCCCCGCCCTTGGACATCAGCTCTGATGGGGATGTGGATGTCACAGTGCTCAGGGAGCTGTACCCAGATTCTCCACCAGG CTATGAGGAGTGTGTGGGACCAGGGGCCACTCAGCTGTACGTCCCCACGGATGCACCACCACCCTACTCGCTGACTGACTCCTGCCCCGTGCTGAATGGTGCCCTCAACTCAGGCAGCGGCCAAggccacagccaacatcaacagGAACAGAGGACCCAGGGCCAGAGTGGCCTCCACGCTGTCTCCATGGACACGCTGCCACCTTATGAAGCTGTGTGTGGAGCAGGCTCCCCATCTGACCTGCTGCCCCTGCCAGGACCAGAACCACAGCCACCTAACTCCCAGGGCTCACCTACCCCAACCCAGGCTCCGACTGCCAGCCCTGAGAGGATTGTGTGA